The Salmonella enterica subsp. houtenae serovar Houten genome has a segment encoding these proteins:
- the leuB_1 gene encoding 3-isopropylmalate dehydrogenase, which translates to MKKNVLVLPGDGIGQEVCEAALPVISAMDLPITLTFGEIGWACWTREGNPVPDQTWEKIAGADAVLLGAITSKGKAQAQQALPLPLQQKGIEYVSPVIQLRQKLGLFANIRPVKYVAGDRRPFRCCVIRENTEGLYAGMDFKGVRPAVSDWLKHPNLSKYGPEEAAWTVRLQTRYGLERLFQTAFEYARKHHFTRVTFADKPNVMRESGHFAGSIFHEVAARFPEITADIHNVDAIALWLVRKPHEFGVIVAENMFGDILSDLAAGVMGGLGLAPSANIGSHVAYFEPVHGSAPGMAGQGKANPCAMFYTIALMLEYLGFDSQAEKLQRAVDRVVRDGKVATYDLGGTASTREMAQAIIRELLHPALGKTASVITIGDELLSGQYPNSNQQHISQRLEAAQHQVRFQASCADNIAQISALITSRIGQDDLIVICGGLGPTSDDKTREAMAQSLGRPLIYDEDVWATIQAQLRAFGVKNDPSNRQQARFPDGVSVLDNPSGTAPGFYTSIAGSQVVVLPGPPPQALPMLDDLLSGREHSVPAKTTSSWTLIGISESEVGSIVSALVSSTAWDVHFLWKSPYVIVQIETPEHSPLPLPVWQSLERALRPYLVSKRNKKASEILQDACNIRWQTADAELSSYLPVARKKAGSEPVLCIDVAVNPPLVDVLESDTRLGQMTMSVHHQDGKKHQMTFPLNKALLAQTLPEYAAWCVLKTLTMHNG; encoded by the coding sequence ATGAAAAAAAATGTGCTGGTTTTACCGGGTGATGGAATTGGTCAGGAGGTTTGCGAGGCTGCGCTACCTGTTATCAGTGCTATGGATCTTCCCATTACGCTTACCTTTGGCGAGATTGGCTGGGCATGCTGGACGCGGGAGGGAAACCCCGTACCAGATCAAACCTGGGAAAAAATCGCCGGGGCAGACGCGGTGCTGCTTGGCGCAATAACCAGTAAAGGTAAAGCGCAGGCGCAGCAGGCTTTACCTCTGCCTCTCCAGCAGAAAGGTATCGAGTATGTTTCGCCGGTGATCCAGCTCCGCCAGAAACTGGGGTTGTTCGCCAATATCCGCCCGGTGAAATATGTCGCAGGCGATCGACGTCCTTTTCGCTGCTGCGTGATTCGGGAAAATACCGAAGGTTTGTACGCTGGGATGGATTTTAAAGGGGTTAGACCGGCGGTTTCCGACTGGCTGAAGCACCCTAATCTGAGCAAGTATGGCCCGGAAGAGGCTGCCTGGACGGTTCGTCTGCAAACCCGGTATGGGCTGGAGCGACTGTTTCAGACGGCCTTTGAGTATGCCCGCAAGCACCACTTTACCCGCGTCACATTTGCTGATAAACCCAATGTGATGCGCGAAAGTGGTCACTTTGCGGGAAGCATATTCCATGAGGTGGCTGCACGTTTTCCTGAGATCACGGCGGATATCCATAATGTCGATGCCATTGCCCTCTGGCTGGTGCGTAAGCCCCATGAGTTCGGCGTGATTGTCGCAGAAAATATGTTTGGGGATATTTTGTCCGACTTAGCCGCAGGGGTGATGGGCGGTTTAGGCCTTGCACCAAGTGCCAATATTGGCAGCCATGTTGCCTACTTTGAGCCGGTACATGGCAGCGCGCCAGGGATGGCAGGACAGGGGAAAGCCAACCCGTGTGCCATGTTTTACACCATTGCACTGATGCTGGAGTATCTGGGCTTTGATTCACAAGCCGAAAAACTTCAGCGCGCGGTTGACCGGGTGGTTCGGGACGGGAAAGTGGCTACCTATGATTTGGGAGGGACTGCATCCACACGGGAAATGGCGCAGGCCATCATCCGGGAACTGCTTCACCCAGCGCTCGGGAAAACGGCCAGCGTGATCACCATCGGTGATGAACTGTTGTCCGGGCAATACCCGAACAGCAATCAGCAGCACATCAGCCAGCGGCTTGAGGCGGCGCAGCATCAGGTGAGATTTCAGGCGTCTTGCGCGGACAATATTGCCCAGATCAGCGCCCTGATCACCTCGCGTATCGGGCAGGACGATCTCATTGTCATTTGCGGCGGGCTTGGCCCTACCTCCGACGATAAAACCCGCGAGGCGATGGCACAGTCTCTCGGCAGACCCTTGATTTATGATGAGGATGTCTGGGCCACTATTCAGGCGCAGCTCAGGGCGTTTGGGGTGAAAAACGATCCGTCTAACCGCCAACAGGCCAGATTTCCCGACGGCGTTAGCGTTCTGGATAACCCGTCCGGTACGGCCCCTGGGTTTTACACCAGCATAGCCGGCAGCCAGGTGGTGGTTCTGCCTGGCCCTCCTCCTCAGGCGTTGCCAATGCTTGATGACTTGTTATCAGGCCGCGAGCATAGCGTACCGGCAAAGACTACATCCTCCTGGACGCTTATTGGTATAAGCGAAAGCGAAGTAGGTTCAATTGTGAGCGCCTTAGTCTCTTCGACGGCGTGGGATGTGCATTTTTTATGGAAAAGTCCCTATGTCATTGTGCAAATAGAAACGCCGGAGCACAGCCCGTTACCGCTTCCGGTGTGGCAAAGTCTGGAGCGGGCATTACGTCCGTATCTGGTGAGTAAACGTAACAAAAAGGCGAGTGAGATATTGCAGGACGCCTGCAACATTCGCTGGCAGACGGCCGATGCGGAGCTGTCGTCTTATTTGCCAGTGGCCAGAAAAAAGGCGGGAAGTGAGCCTGTGCTTTGCATCGACGTTGCGGTTAACCCCCCTCTGGTCGACGTGCTGGAGAGTGATACACGACTGGGGCAAATGACGATGTCGGTTCACCATCAGGATGGTAAGAAACACCAGATGACCTTTCCCCTGAATAAAGCGCTTCTGGCGCAAACCCTGCCTGAGTACGCGGCCTGGTGCGTACTGAAAACCCTGACAATGCATAATGGATGA
- the proA_1 gene encoding 4-hydroxy-2-oxoglutarate aldolase yields MTTQKTIKERLLALDTAAVSDSLDSLYIAGGLLGIKPQISGRKIAGPAFTVQYEACTPEKNRFMNAGNYIDQVPAGAVIVVDNGGRLDCTSWGNILTTKAVQKQIAGSVIYGSARDIADIRQMDYPLFACNIYMVSGKNRARVKAVQCALDIHGVTVCPSDWVFGDDNGVLVIPGEHLEEVIRRAENVENTERQILSTINAGTPLDAARQQLGYDVPWENNV; encoded by the coding sequence ATGACAACCCAAAAAACGATTAAAGAGCGCTTGTTGGCCCTGGACACGGCTGCTGTCTCTGATTCGCTGGACAGTTTGTACATTGCGGGTGGGCTGTTGGGTATTAAGCCGCAGATCAGCGGAAGGAAAATCGCGGGGCCGGCTTTTACCGTTCAATATGAAGCCTGTACGCCGGAAAAAAATCGCTTCATGAATGCCGGTAACTATATTGATCAGGTACCGGCCGGAGCCGTTATTGTGGTGGACAACGGTGGGCGTCTGGACTGCACGAGCTGGGGGAATATTCTGACCACTAAAGCGGTGCAAAAGCAGATCGCCGGGTCTGTCATCTATGGTTCAGCCCGTGATATTGCCGATATTCGCCAGATGGATTACCCCCTGTTCGCCTGCAATATCTATATGGTTTCCGGAAAAAACCGGGCGCGGGTAAAAGCGGTGCAGTGCGCGCTTGATATCCACGGTGTGACAGTTTGCCCTAGCGACTGGGTATTTGGCGACGACAATGGCGTGCTGGTGATCCCCGGCGAACATCTGGAAGAGGTGATCCGGCGTGCGGAAAATGTCGAAAATACCGAACGGCAGATCCTGAGTACCATCAATGCCGGCACACCGCTGGACGCTGCCCGTCAGCAATTGGGTTATGACGTTCCATGGGAAAATAACGTATGA
- the dmlR_5 gene encoding putative transcription regulator protein, with translation MLENMKAFRMVVECQGFRAAAIAMKLSPAMVSRRIEKLESEVNTQLIKRNSRRISLTAAGEQFYQRCLLIIDEYESCLRDVKSLSNVVSGNLKVGIPHSISHLHIIPSLKAFLERYPDLKLDIVTGNHCMELFSHGFDLALQCGPLPDSNLYYSLIGYWRKHTCLSRSYAQQHGMPSHPDELHKHACLLHFDNHRRSWKFMIDNECTEIRPHYISRVSNSLDLCNMVHQGLGICYLPDFTIKAGIESGEIITVLDEFMPPPLPMYVVHINPRPSPKEQTFIDFIRTLNLATAPDPAS, from the coding sequence ATGCTGGAAAATATGAAAGCATTCAGGATGGTGGTGGAATGTCAGGGATTCCGGGCCGCCGCGATTGCCATGAAACTCTCACCGGCAATGGTAAGCCGCAGAATTGAGAAGCTGGAGTCTGAAGTCAATACGCAGCTTATCAAGCGTAATTCGCGTCGCATATCCCTTACGGCCGCCGGTGAACAGTTTTATCAGCGCTGTCTGCTGATTATTGATGAGTATGAATCCTGCCTCAGGGACGTGAAAAGTCTCAGTAATGTGGTTAGCGGCAACCTCAAGGTTGGGATCCCCCATTCCATCAGTCATCTGCATATAATCCCGAGTCTGAAAGCATTCCTTGAACGCTACCCTGACCTTAAGCTGGATATTGTCACCGGAAACCACTGTATGGAACTGTTCAGCCACGGTTTTGATCTGGCATTACAGTGTGGCCCATTGCCCGACAGCAATCTATACTACTCGCTTATTGGTTACTGGCGAAAACATACCTGCCTCTCGCGCAGCTATGCGCAGCAGCACGGCATGCCGTCACATCCTGACGAGCTGCACAAGCATGCCTGTCTGCTGCACTTTGATAATCACAGGCGCTCTTGGAAATTTATGATTGATAATGAATGTACAGAAATTCGGCCTCATTACATCTCCAGAGTCAGCAACAGCCTTGACCTCTGTAACATGGTCCATCAAGGGCTTGGGATTTGTTACCTCCCTGATTTCACCATCAAAGCCGGTATTGAGTCAGGCGAAATTATTACCGTACTGGATGAGTTTATGCCTCCGCCGTTACCGATGTATGTGGTGCATATTAATCCGCGTCCGTCCCCCAAAGAGCAGACATTCATTGATTTTATTCGCACCCTCAATCTGGCGACCGCTCCGGATCCAGCATCCTGA
- the int_5 gene encoding bacteriophage integrase, with translation MSDNTVNKALRVMGYDAKKEVCGHGFRAMACSALSESGLWSKEAIEKQMSHQERNSVRAAYIHKAEYLEERIRMMQWWADYLDANMDLYVSPYQIAGDLKKIS, from the coding sequence ATGAGCGATAACACCGTTAATAAGGCGCTGCGCGTGATGGGTTACGACGCCAAAAAAGAGGTCTGCGGCCACGGCTTCCGGGCAATGGCGTGCAGCGCCCTGAGTGAGTCGGGATTGTGGAGCAAAGAGGCCATTGAAAAACAAATGAGCCATCAGGAAAGAAACAGCGTGCGTGCCGCCTATATTCATAAGGCTGAATATCTGGAAGAGCGGATCCGTATGATGCAATGGTGGGCTGACTATCTGGATGCAAATATGGATCTGTATGTGTCGCCTTATCAGATAGCCGGGGATCTGAAGAAAATATCGTAG
- the int_6 gene encoding bacteriophage integrase, which translates to MRSSELRFARWSEIDWQQKLWVIPEEREQIEHVKFSHRGTKMKTQHIVPLSDQAITVLKQIEALSGHLSFIFPGEYAG; encoded by the coding sequence GTGCGTTCCAGTGAGTTACGTTTTGCCCGCTGGAGTGAGATCGACTGGCAGCAGAAATTATGGGTGATCCCGGAAGAACGGGAGCAGATTGAGCACGTCAAATTTTCTCATCGCGGTACAAAAATGAAAACACAGCACATCGTTCCGCTGTCCGATCAGGCTATTACTGTCTTAAAACAGATTGAGGCGCTTTCCGGTCATCTGTCCTTCATTTTCCCCGGCGAATACGCAGGATAA
- the int_7 gene encoding bacteriophage integrase, giving the protein MALTDTAIRKTKPTEKPFKLADSSGLYLLIKPNGSKLWYMKYRIERKEKKLAFGPYPDVSLFKARQLRDAARAKIREGVDPSADKKIAQQKKKNGHIFRQIAMNWHGEHKRWSAHYATTIQRRLEMYVFPDIGDSLIDQITTETLLFTLRKVENKGFLEITARLKNYVTEIMRYAVKKQLIKPGAGSGWRIYPAG; this is encoded by the coding sequence ATGGCATTAACAGATACCGCTATCCGCAAGACTAAACCCACTGAAAAACCCTTCAAACTGGCAGACAGCTCAGGACTGTACCTGCTGATCAAACCCAACGGCTCGAAACTCTGGTACATGAAGTACCGCATTGAAAGAAAAGAGAAAAAGCTGGCCTTTGGTCCTTACCCTGATGTGTCTCTATTCAAAGCGCGACAGTTACGTGATGCCGCGCGTGCGAAAATACGTGAAGGGGTCGATCCCTCCGCTGACAAGAAAATCGCACAACAAAAAAAGAAAAACGGACATATCTTTCGCCAGATAGCCATGAACTGGCATGGTGAGCATAAGCGCTGGTCTGCACATTATGCGACAACCATCCAGCGCAGGCTGGAAATGTATGTTTTCCCGGATATCGGGGACAGCCTTATCGATCAAATCACCACGGAAACGCTGTTATTCACTCTGCGCAAAGTGGAAAACAAAGGCTTTCTGGAAATCACTGCACGGCTGAAAAACTACGTCACGGAGATCATGCGCTATGCGGTTAAGAAACAGTTAATCAAACCCGGCGCTGGATCTGGATGGCGAATTTACCCCGCTGGATAA
- a CDS encoding transposase — MTMDFSRPGKPTDNPFTESFNGSLRDECLSIHWFLSLEDAQDKLKKWRREYNHERTHSSLNDMTPAEFIRSLQKDEDL; from the coding sequence GTGACGATGGACTTCTCCCGCCCCGGAAAACCGACAGATAACCCGTTTACTGAATCGTTTAACGGAAGCCTGCGGGATGAATGCCTGAGTATTCACTGGTTCCTGTCGCTGGAAGATGCGCAGGATAAACTCAAGAAGTGGCGCAGGGAATATAATCATGAGAGAACGCATTCATCATTAAATGACATGACTCCGGCTGAATTTATCCGGAGCCTGCAAAAAGACGAAGATCTCTGA
- a CDS encoding transposase IS3: MQIRTVCHWQSRRDDRAITLRIREIAETRIRYGCPRIHIQLRREGWPVNHRIYCLEGLNLRRKRPRRHVSAAHRQQRPAPTYIDQDFVSDSLFNGRRFRALTVVDNFSRECLAIHAGKSLKGEDVARVMEPLRVLDKRLPVRIQTDNGSELSRKAWINGRNGRNGRMNTV; encoded by the coding sequence ATGCAGATCAGAACTGTCTGCCACTGGCAGAGTCGGCGTGACGATCGGGCGATAACCCTGCGTATCCGGGAAATAGCGGAAACCCGGATACGCTACGGTTGCCCGCGTATTCATATTCAGTTGCGCCGGGAGGGATGGCCTGTTAACCACCGGATTTATTGTCTGGAAGGCCTGAACCTGCGCAGAAAACGCCCCCGCAGACATGTCAGTGCGGCACACCGTCAGCAGCGTCCGGCCCCGACGTACATCGATCAGGATTTCGTGTCGGATAGTCTGTTTAATGGGCGGCGCTTCCGGGCGCTGACTGTAGTGGATAATTTTAGTCGGGAATGCCTGGCGATCCATGCCGGAAAATCATTGAAGGGTGAGGATGTGGCCCGCGTAATGGAACCGCTGCGGGTGCTGGATAAGCGTCTGCCGGTACGTATTCAGACAGATAACGGCAGCGAGTTATCCCGAAAAGCCTGGATAAATGGGCGTAATGGGCGTAATGGGCGTATGAACACGGTGTGA
- a CDS encoding transposase, producing the protein MKKTRYTEEQIAFALKQAETGTRVGEVLGCCLHLSGIRKTCAQMGNPHTIASTTGRPLRPV; encoded by the coding sequence TTATACCGAAGAACAGATTGCGTTTGCACTGAAACAGGCCGAAACCGGCACCCGCGTCGGGGAAGTTTTAGGTTGTTGCTTACATCTGTCCGGCATCAGGAAAACCTGTGCCCAAATGGGTAATCCGCACACAATCGCCTCAACAACTGGACGGCCTCTGAGGCCAGTATAA